A genomic segment from Anaeromyxobacter sp. encodes:
- a CDS encoding NAD(P)H-hydrate dehydratase has translation MRLVGAAEMRAIDRAAIEGLGVPSLALMARAGAAVASAAAALAGSAGRCVVVSGGGNNGGDGWVAARLLHQAGRAVRLLAVMDPGALGGDAAAVAAQAQQAGVPWAPLVPGAPLPAGPGDVVIDALLGTGLARPLEGAFAAAITRIAEARAAGARVLAVDVPSGLSADTGRPLGPCVAADATVTFAFQKRGLVLQPGAALAGAVTVADIGLPAAAADQVEIGCELLEEAAARALVPARGADAHKGDAGRLLVVAGSAGKAGAAHLALLGALRGGAGLVTLAARAEVLGPALAGRPEAMSAALAGQGALGHADLPALLAAGRDADALVVGPGIPRGEETGALLLALLEALAVPAVLDADALNALAELPGSLGRLAALPAPLVLTPHPGEMARLCGLEVAAVQADRIGLAAARARAWGVVVVLKGAGTVVAGPTGPAAVVPTGNAGLATGGTGDVLAGLCGALLAGGLPALDAARAAAWVHGAAGDLVAARVGQRGLVAGDLGEAIGQVWARWGR, from the coding sequence GTGAGGCTGGTGGGGGCCGCCGAGATGCGGGCCATCGACCGCGCCGCCATCGAGGGGCTGGGCGTGCCCTCGCTGGCGCTGATGGCGCGGGCCGGCGCGGCGGTGGCCTCGGCCGCGGCGGCGCTGGCGGGCTCCGCCGGCCGCTGCGTGGTGGTGAGCGGCGGCGGCAACAACGGCGGCGACGGCTGGGTGGCGGCCAGGCTGCTGCACCAGGCCGGCCGCGCGGTGCGGCTGCTGGCGGTGATGGACCCCGGCGCGCTCGGCGGCGACGCCGCGGCGGTGGCGGCGCAGGCGCAGCAGGCCGGCGTGCCCTGGGCGCCGCTGGTCCCCGGCGCGCCGCTCCCGGCCGGGCCGGGCGACGTGGTGATCGACGCCCTGCTCGGCACCGGGCTTGCCCGGCCGCTGGAGGGGGCCTTCGCCGCCGCCATCACCCGCATCGCCGAGGCCCGCGCCGCCGGGGCCCGGGTGCTGGCGGTGGACGTCCCCTCCGGCCTGTCGGCCGACACCGGGCGCCCGCTCGGCCCCTGCGTGGCGGCCGACGCCACCGTGACCTTCGCCTTCCAGAAGCGCGGGCTGGTGCTGCAGCCCGGGGCCGCGCTGGCGGGGGCCGTCACGGTGGCGGACATCGGCCTCCCCGCGGCGGCGGCCGACCAGGTGGAGATCGGCTGCGAGCTGCTGGAGGAGGCGGCGGCCCGGGCGCTGGTGCCGGCGCGCGGCGCCGACGCGCACAAGGGCGACGCCGGGCGGCTGCTGGTGGTGGCCGGCTCGGCCGGCAAGGCCGGCGCGGCCCACCTGGCGCTGCTCGGGGCCCTGCGCGGCGGCGCCGGGCTGGTGACCCTGGCGGCCCGCGCCGAGGTGCTCGGACCGGCGCTGGCCGGCCGGCCGGAGGCGATGAGCGCGGCGCTGGCGGGACAGGGGGCGCTGGGCCACGCCGACCTGCCGGCGCTGCTGGCGGCCGGGCGCGACGCCGACGCGCTGGTGGTGGGGCCCGGCATCCCGCGCGGCGAGGAGACCGGCGCGCTCCTGCTGGCCCTGCTGGAGGCGCTGGCGGTGCCCGCGGTGCTCGACGCCGACGCCCTCAACGCCCTGGCGGAGCTGCCGGGGTCGCTGGGCCGGCTGGCGGCGCTGCCGGCGCCGCTGGTGCTGACGCCGCACCCCGGCGAGATGGCCAGGCTGTGCGGGCTGGAGGTGGCCGCGGTGCAGGCCGACCGCATCGGCCTGGCGGCGGCGCGGGCGCGGGCCTGGGGCGTGGTGGTGGTGCTGAAGGGCGCGGGCACCGTGGTGGCGGGCCCGACCGGGCCGGCGGCCGTGGTGCCGACCGGCAACGCGGGGCTGGCCACCGGCGGCACCGGCGACGTGCTGGCCGGGCTGTGCGGCGCCCTGCTGGCGGGCGGCCTGCCGGCCCTCGACGCGGCGCGGGCCGCGGCCTGGGTGCACGGCGCCGCGGGCGACCTGGTGGCGGCGCGGGTGGGGCAGCGCGGCCTGGTGGCCGGCGACCTGGGCGAGGCCATCGGCCAGGTGTGGGCGCGATGGGGCCGGTAG
- a CDS encoding phosphoglucosamine mutase, with product MAARPPTPRRSPAATTPAAAPRRLFGTDGVRGVANVHPMTAEMALQLGRALAYVVRRGPHRHRIVIGKDTRLSGYMLETAIASGICSMGVDVMLSGPLPTPGIAFLTQSMRADAGVVISASHNPYQDNGIKFFSRDGFKLPDETELQIERLVLDGAAGGDGAEDFQALRPTATRIGKAKRVDDAIGRYVVFLKSLFPKDLTLDGLTVVVDCGHGAAYHVAPAVLEELGARVVALNVKPDGKNINDRCGAVHPEGMARAILRHKAHLGMALDGDADRVILADERGRIVDGDAIMAVVGRAMLARGTLAKKTVVATVMSNLGLERALRPVGGKVVRTAVGDRAVVEAMRTHGYNFGGEQSGHLVFLDHVTTGDGVAAGLNVLAVMARGGRPLSELATCFEPMPQTLVNVPVSRKLPLGELPAVQKAIAAVEKALGASGRVLVRASGTENKLRVLVEGPDAARVKAHAEAIAAEISRAMG from the coding sequence ATGGCCGCCCGACCTCCCACGCCCCGCCGCTCCCCCGCCGCCACGACCCCCGCCGCCGCCCCGCGCCGCCTCTTCGGCACCGACGGGGTCCGCGGCGTGGCCAACGTCCACCCCATGACCGCCGAGATGGCGCTGCAGCTGGGGCGGGCGCTGGCCTACGTGGTGCGCCGCGGGCCGCACCGCCACCGCATCGTCATCGGCAAGGACACCCGCCTCTCCGGCTACATGCTGGAGACCGCCATCGCCTCGGGCATCTGCTCCATGGGCGTGGACGTGATGCTGTCCGGGCCGCTGCCCACCCCGGGCATCGCCTTCCTGACGCAGTCGATGCGCGCCGACGCCGGGGTGGTCATCAGCGCCAGCCACAACCCCTACCAGGACAACGGCATCAAGTTCTTCTCGCGCGACGGCTTCAAGCTGCCGGACGAGACCGAGCTGCAGATCGAGCGGCTGGTGCTGGACGGCGCCGCCGGCGGCGACGGCGCCGAGGACTTCCAGGCCCTGCGCCCCACCGCCACCCGCATCGGCAAGGCCAAGCGGGTGGACGACGCCATCGGGCGCTACGTGGTCTTCCTCAAGTCGCTCTTCCCCAAGGACCTGACCCTGGACGGCCTCACGGTGGTGGTGGACTGCGGCCACGGCGCCGCCTACCACGTGGCCCCGGCGGTGCTGGAGGAGCTGGGCGCCCGGGTGGTGGCGCTCAACGTCAAGCCGGACGGCAAGAACATCAACGACCGCTGCGGCGCGGTGCACCCCGAGGGCATGGCCAGGGCCATCCTGCGCCACAAGGCGCACCTCGGCATGGCGCTCGACGGCGACGCCGACCGGGTCATCCTGGCCGACGAGCGCGGCCGCATCGTGGACGGCGACGCCATCATGGCGGTGGTGGGCCGGGCCATGCTGGCCCGCGGCACCCTCGCCAAGAAGACGGTGGTGGCCACGGTGATGTCGAACCTGGGGCTGGAGCGCGCGCTCCGGCCGGTGGGCGGCAAGGTGGTGCGCACCGCGGTGGGCGACCGGGCCGTGGTGGAGGCCATGCGGACCCACGGCTACAACTTCGGCGGCGAGCAGTCGGGGCACCTGGTGTTCCTGGACCACGTCACCACCGGCGACGGCGTGGCGGCGGGCCTGAACGTGCTGGCGGTGATGGCCCGCGGCGGCCGGCCGCTCTCCGAGCTGGCCACCTGCTTCGAGCCCATGCCGCAGACCCTGGTGAACGTGCCGGTGAGCCGGAAGCTGCCGCTCGGCGAGCTGCCCGCGGTGCAGAAGGCCATCGCCGCCGTCGAGAAGGCGCTGGGCGCCTCGGGGCGGGTGCTGGTGCGCGCCTCCGGCACCGAGAACAAGCTGCGCGTGCTGGTGGAGGGCCCGGACGCGGCCCGGGTGAAGGCCCACGCCGAGGCCATCGCCGCCGAGATCAGCCGGGCGATGGGGTAG
- the tsaE gene encoding tRNA (adenosine(37)-N6)-threonylcarbamoyltransferase complex ATPase subunit type 1 TsaE has translation MGPVASGAPIPLLTRSAAATARLGRRLGALLQPGDVVALVGDLGAGKTQLSRGACEGAGVAPGDVSSPTFAIVQTYRGRLPIHHADLYRVGDLDELYATGFMDLVGGEGALLVEWADRVAGWLPPGHLLVTLEEVAGHPSSRRLTLRAAGARHQALAAGLAGR, from the coding sequence ATGGGGCCGGTAGCCTCCGGCGCGCCGATCCCGCTGCTGACCCGCTCCGCCGCGGCCACGGCGCGGCTGGGGCGGCGGCTGGGGGCCCTGCTGCAGCCCGGCGACGTGGTGGCGCTGGTGGGTGACCTCGGCGCCGGCAAGACCCAGCTGAGCCGCGGCGCCTGCGAGGGGGCGGGCGTGGCGCCGGGCGACGTGTCGTCGCCCACCTTCGCCATCGTGCAGACCTACCGGGGCCGGCTCCCCATCCACCACGCCGACCTGTACCGGGTGGGCGACCTCGACGAGCTCTACGCCACCGGCTTCATGGACCTGGTGGGTGGCGAGGGGGCGCTGCTGGTGGAGTGGGCCGACCGGGTGGCTGGCTGGCTGCCGCCCGGGCACCTGCTGGTGACGCTGGAGGAGGTCGCGGGCCACCCCTCGTCGCGCCGCCTCACCCTGCGGGCGGCGGGCGCGCGGCACCAGGCGCTGGCGGCGGGGCTGGCGGGGCGCTGA
- the psd gene encoding phosphatidylserine decarboxylase (Phosphatidylserine decarboxylase is synthesized as a single chain precursor. Generation of the pyruvoyl active site from a Ser is coupled to cleavage of a Gly-Ser bond between the larger (beta) and smaller (alpha chains). It is an integral membrane protein.): protein MSDRAFIAALRLLPKNALSRLVGRLTDAPLPRPVLQGAMRAFARAYRIDLGESPPLETYPTFGRFFARPLLPGLRPIAPGEQVVVSPVDALVSEAGLATAGRLVQAKGIDYGVGALLGDAALGQAFEGGAWATLYLSPQDYHRIHFPLGGRVTGWRYVPGQLWPVNAASVRSVPGLFTVNERLVTLLDTPLGAVAVVAVGATVVGRVRATFDPAVPCTDRPGAVVQAGRYAEPLPVEKGAELGAFEMGSTVILVFSPGRVALDPRLAPGARVRVGQAIGGPAAGGAR from the coding sequence ATGTCCGACCGGGCCTTCATCGCGGCGCTGCGCCTCCTCCCCAAGAACGCCCTGTCGCGGCTGGTGGGGCGGCTCACCGACGCGCCCCTGCCGCGCCCGGTGCTGCAGGGCGCCATGCGGGCCTTCGCCCGCGCCTACCGGATCGACCTCGGCGAGAGCCCGCCGCTCGAGACCTACCCCACCTTCGGCCGCTTCTTCGCCCGGCCGCTCCTGCCTGGCCTCCGGCCCATCGCCCCGGGCGAGCAGGTGGTGGTCTCGCCGGTGGACGCGCTGGTCTCCGAGGCGGGCCTGGCCACCGCCGGGCGGCTGGTGCAGGCCAAGGGGATCGACTACGGCGTGGGCGCGCTGCTGGGCGACGCCGCGCTGGGCCAGGCCTTCGAGGGCGGGGCCTGGGCCACGCTCTACCTCTCGCCGCAGGACTACCACCGCATCCACTTCCCGCTGGGCGGCCGCGTCACCGGCTGGCGCTACGTGCCGGGCCAGCTCTGGCCGGTCAACGCCGCCTCGGTGCGCAGCGTGCCCGGGCTCTTCACGGTGAACGAGCGGCTGGTGACGCTGCTCGACACGCCGCTGGGCGCCGTGGCGGTGGTCGCGGTGGGGGCCACGGTGGTGGGCCGGGTGCGCGCCACCTTCGATCCCGCGGTGCCCTGCACCGACCGGCCGGGCGCGGTGGTGCAGGCGGGCCGCTACGCCGAGCCGCTGCCGGTGGAGAAGGGCGCCGAGCTGGGCGCCTTCGAGATGGGATCCACCGTCATCCTGGTCTTCTCGCCGGGGCGCGTGGCCCTCGACCCGCGGCTGGCGCCGGGCGCCCGGGTGCGGGTGGGCCAGGCCATCGGCGGCCCGGCGGCCGGCGGGGCGCGGTGA
- a CDS encoding holo-ACP synthase has product MIVGLGMDLVEIGRLARILDGPPGRAERFLQRIFTPAERATCEPRRDRATAYAARWAAKEAAYKALGGAPGARWTDFEVVRAEGGAPRLVLAGAAAEAARAIGATRQHLTLTHDGGMAAATVILEAP; this is encoded by the coding sequence GTGATCGTCGGCCTCGGCATGGACCTGGTGGAGATCGGGCGGCTGGCCCGCATCCTGGACGGGCCGCCGGGCCGGGCCGAGCGGTTCCTGCAGCGCATCTTCACCCCGGCCGAGCGGGCCACCTGCGAGCCCAGGCGCGACCGGGCCACCGCCTACGCGGCGCGCTGGGCGGCCAAGGAGGCGGCCTACAAGGCGCTGGGCGGCGCGCCCGGGGCCCGCTGGACCGACTTCGAGGTGGTGCGGGCCGAGGGCGGCGCCCCGCGGCTGGTGCTGGCCGGCGCGGCCGCCGAGGCCGCCCGGGCCATCGGCGCGACCCGGCAGCACCTGACCCTGACGCACGACGGGGGCATGGCGGCGGCCACGGTGATCCTGGAGGCGCCGTGA
- a CDS encoding pyridoxine 5'-phosphate synthase has translation MPARLGVNVDHVATLRQVRRAAYPDPVAAALMAELAGADQITIHLREDRRHIQDRDLQVLRRTVTTRLNLEMAVAQEMLRTAYEVKPDMVTLVPERREELTTEGGLDVVSGREPVRKAVKTLRDAEIEVSLFIDPDLDQVKAAHRAEAHAVELHTGRYCDARLASDRRRELNRILDACKAAAKLGLKVAAGHGLNYQNVLPVAAIAEIEELNIGHAIVAHAVLVGMERAVREMKGLLRQARP, from the coding sequence ATGCCAGCCAGACTGGGAGTCAACGTCGATCACGTGGCCACCTTGCGGCAGGTGCGCCGCGCCGCCTACCCGGACCCGGTGGCGGCCGCGCTCATGGCCGAGCTGGCCGGCGCCGACCAGATCACCATCCACCTGCGCGAGGACCGGCGGCACATCCAGGACCGCGACCTGCAGGTGCTGCGGCGCACCGTCACCACCCGCCTCAACCTGGAGATGGCGGTGGCGCAGGAGATGCTGCGCACCGCCTACGAGGTGAAGCCGGACATGGTGACCCTGGTGCCGGAGCGGCGCGAGGAGCTGACCACCGAGGGCGGCCTGGACGTGGTGAGCGGGCGGGAGCCGGTCCGCAAGGCGGTCAAGACGCTGCGCGACGCCGAGATCGAGGTCTCGCTCTTCATCGATCCGGACCTCGACCAGGTCAAGGCGGCCCACCGGGCCGAGGCCCACGCCGTGGAGCTGCACACCGGCCGCTACTGCGACGCCCGGCTGGCCTCCGACCGGCGCCGCGAGCTGAACCGCATCCTCGACGCGTGCAAGGCGGCCGCCAAGCTGGGGCTCAAGGTGGCGGCCGGCCACGGCCTCAACTACCAGAACGTGCTGCCGGTGGCGGCCATCGCCGAGATCGAGGAGCTCAACATCGGCCACGCCATCGTGGCCCACGCCGTGCTGGTGGGCATGGAGCGGGCGGTGCGCGAGATGAAGGGGCTGCTGCGGCAGGCGCGCCCGTGA
- a CDS encoding class II glutamine amidotransferase: MCRLFGQHAPPDLDRCEALCSGHNALRFQSHRHPHGWGVGWYRGARVEVRRGLLPAHADQAFVEAARAARSRVVVAHVRDASVGPVAEVNTHPFVFGRWLFAHNGTVARWRRSASVRAAVEAEIDRPLRAALRGETDSERCFLVFLSRLSARCRLDRATLADVRAALAATTATVARLADAGAERPSSLNFLVSDGRVLAACRRGRDLHLAAGLGPEHAFVVASEPIGRVAWRVVPEGGFVGTDDGQRVVRGALLPAGRRR; encoded by the coding sequence ATGTGCCGCCTCTTCGGCCAGCATGCGCCGCCCGACCTCGACCGCTGCGAGGCGCTCTGCAGCGGCCACAACGCGCTGCGCTTCCAGAGCCACCGGCACCCGCACGGCTGGGGCGTCGGCTGGTACCGCGGGGCCCGCGTCGAGGTGCGGCGCGGGCTGCTGCCGGCCCACGCCGACCAGGCCTTCGTGGAGGCGGCCCGGGCGGCCCGCTCGCGGGTGGTGGTGGCCCACGTGCGCGACGCCAGCGTGGGGCCGGTGGCCGAGGTGAACACCCACCCGTTCGTGTTCGGCCGCTGGCTCTTCGCCCACAACGGAACGGTGGCCCGCTGGCGGCGCTCCGCCAGCGTCCGCGCCGCCGTGGAGGCCGAGATCGACCGCCCGCTGCGCGCCGCCCTGCGCGGCGAGACCGACAGCGAGCGCTGCTTCCTGGTCTTCCTGTCGCGCCTCTCGGCCCGCTGCCGCCTCGACCGCGCCACCCTGGCCGACGTGCGCGCCGCCCTGGCCGCCACCACCGCCACCGTGGCGCGGCTGGCCGACGCGGGCGCCGAGCGGCCCTCCTCGCTCAACTTCCTGGTCTCCGACGGCCGGGTGCTGGCCGCCTGCCGGCGCGGCCGCGACCTCCACCTGGCGGCCGGCCTCGGCCCGGAGCACGCCTTCGTGGTGGCCAGCGAGCCCATCGGGCGGGTGGCCTGGCGGGTGGTGCCGGAGGGCGGCTTCGTGGGGACCGACGACGGCCAGCGGGTGGTGCGGGGCGCCCTGCTGCCGGCCGGCCGGAGGCGCTGA
- a CDS encoding mucoidy inhibitor MuiA family protein, protein MRPPLPALARRLTLAALVTCLALPAPARPADLRATSRVDAVTVYRAWARVTRLARVELPAGDSRVLLTGLPPGLDDESIRVEGKGTARARVFGVTAEPFTAAEAAAPEVRAAEDRVEALEADDRALDDRVAAARARGKFAESLRASYSEERAKNLAVRGVSAREWADLLAFVDGQLAGAAAEVRKAEAGKRDLARRLAAARADLEKLNAKRGETTKVVAVEVSAERAGSLEVAVSYLVGSASWQPTYDARLLPEAGQVELTFLGTVSQQTGEDWAEARLTLSTAEPSRGLWVPELESLWLQKAPPPRPLRSPMPMAAAPAELRRDKAMGQLAEADAVAREEVALEAPVAEVAQGLLAATFTAPRRETVDGAGRARTVTLARYTLAAQVSRTAAPRVDPAAYLTATVQNDTGVPLLPGLARVSVGDELVGRAPLDATPPGGELKLAFGADGRVEVERRVVERRHETAGLISKEDVIRYRVRTTVKNRYAAATVVRLLDLVPVSRDEAIKVKVLDGTTPATREDPERPGVRVTEVTLGPKAEQVLELRYEVRFPRGMVVQGLE, encoded by the coding sequence ATGCGCCCGCCGCTGCCCGCCCTCGCCCGCCGCCTCACCCTGGCCGCCCTGGTCACCTGCCTGGCGCTGCCCGCGCCGGCCCGCCCCGCCGACCTCAGGGCCACCTCGCGGGTGGACGCGGTCACCGTCTACCGCGCCTGGGCCCGGGTGACCCGCCTGGCCCGGGTCGAGCTGCCGGCCGGCGACTCCCGGGTGCTGCTCACCGGCCTGCCGCCCGGGCTGGACGACGAGTCGATCCGGGTGGAGGGGAAGGGGACCGCCCGGGCCAGGGTCTTCGGCGTCACCGCCGAGCCCTTCACCGCCGCCGAGGCGGCGGCCCCCGAGGTGCGCGCCGCCGAGGACCGGGTCGAGGCGCTGGAGGCCGACGACCGGGCCCTCGACGACCGCGTCGCGGCGGCGCGGGCCCGCGGCAAGTTCGCCGAGTCGCTGCGGGCCAGCTACTCGGAGGAGCGGGCCAAGAACCTGGCGGTGCGCGGCGTCAGCGCCCGCGAGTGGGCCGACCTGCTCGCCTTCGTGGACGGGCAGCTGGCCGGCGCCGCCGCCGAGGTGCGCAAGGCCGAGGCCGGCAAGCGCGACCTGGCGCGCCGGCTGGCGGCGGCCCGCGCCGACCTCGAGAAGCTGAACGCCAAGCGCGGCGAGACCACCAAGGTGGTGGCGGTGGAGGTCTCGGCCGAGCGGGCCGGGTCGCTGGAGGTGGCGGTGAGCTACCTGGTGGGCAGCGCCTCCTGGCAGCCGACCTACGACGCAAGGCTGCTGCCCGAGGCCGGGCAGGTGGAGCTGACCTTCCTCGGCACGGTGAGCCAGCAGACCGGCGAGGACTGGGCCGAGGCCCGGCTGACGCTGTCGACCGCCGAGCCCTCGCGCGGCCTGTGGGTGCCCGAGCTCGAGTCCCTCTGGCTGCAGAAGGCGCCGCCGCCGCGCCCGCTGCGCAGTCCCATGCCGATGGCCGCCGCCCCGGCCGAGCTGAGGCGCGACAAGGCGATGGGCCAGCTGGCGGAGGCCGACGCCGTGGCGCGCGAGGAGGTGGCGCTGGAGGCCCCGGTGGCCGAGGTGGCCCAGGGGCTGCTGGCGGCCACCTTCACCGCCCCGCGCCGCGAGACGGTGGACGGAGCGGGCAGGGCCCGCACGGTGACGCTGGCCCGCTACACCCTGGCCGCCCAGGTGAGCCGCACCGCGGCGCCGCGGGTCGACCCGGCCGCCTACCTGACCGCCACCGTGCAGAACGACACCGGCGTGCCGCTGCTGCCCGGGCTGGCCCGCGTCTCGGTGGGCGACGAGCTGGTGGGGCGCGCGCCGCTCGACGCCACCCCGCCGGGCGGCGAGCTCAAGCTGGCCTTCGGCGCCGACGGGCGGGTCGAGGTGGAGCGGCGGGTGGTGGAGCGCCGCCACGAGACGGCCGGCCTGATCTCCAAGGAGGACGTCATCCGCTACCGGGTGCGGACCACCGTGAAGAACCGCTACGCCGCCGCCACCGTGGTGCGCCTGCTCGACCTGGTGCCGGTGAGCCGCGACGAGGCCATCAAGGTGAAGGTGCTCGACGGCACCACCCCCGCCACCCGGGAGGATCCCGAGCGGCCGGGCGTCCGCGTCACCGAGGTGACCCTGGGGCCCAAGGCGGAGCAGGTGCTGGAGCTGCGCTACGAGGTCCGGTTCCCGCGCGGGATGGTGGTGCAGGGGCTGGAGTAG